The following are from one region of the Polyangiaceae bacterium genome:
- a CDS encoding SGNH/GDSL hydrolase family protein, with protein MGHRIWIVALGLSLFSFGCSSDDSGGSPASGGMAGASGSSSGGSGGAAGSGGGSGGATGGAGGSGGATGGAAGAAGSGGNPGVPEVRFVGRTDDSETGVVKMAWSGSGILFRFDGTEASVTLDDPAGFWTVLVDGAEQPRLETQKGEQKYVVATGLAAGEHEVRMYRRTEASFGATRYLGVDLGGGMLLPPPPPAAHRIEVIGDSITCGYGNEGADQYCNFSADTENHYITYGAIAARNLNAEVVTVAWSGKGVIFNYGTDTNEPMPELYERILPYSSTPAWDFSKWQPEVVVINLGTNDYSTGGDPTDKQFTDAYVAFLENIRQKNPNALILAMVPTLLSGTDLSTAQKNVEAAVAARKSAGDSNVYSYFMSVTMDGWGCDWHPSAKTHAAMGASLTQELKTRLGW; from the coding sequence ATGGGGCATCGGATCTGGATCGTCGCGCTCGGACTCTCGCTCTTCTCCTTCGGCTGCAGCTCGGATGACAGCGGCGGCTCCCCCGCCAGCGGTGGCATGGCGGGGGCTTCCGGCAGCAGCAGTGGCGGAAGCGGCGGCGCCGCCGGGTCCGGCGGTGGCAGCGGCGGCGCCACGGGGGGCGCTGGCGGAAGCGGCGGAGCGACGGGCGGCGCTGCGGGCGCCGCGGGCAGCGGAGGAAACCCCGGCGTGCCCGAGGTGCGCTTCGTGGGTCGCACGGACGACAGCGAGACCGGCGTCGTGAAGATGGCATGGTCGGGTAGCGGGATCCTGTTCCGCTTCGACGGCACCGAGGCGTCCGTCACCCTCGACGATCCCGCCGGCTTCTGGACCGTGCTCGTGGACGGCGCGGAGCAGCCGCGGTTGGAGACTCAGAAGGGCGAGCAGAAGTACGTCGTGGCCACCGGGCTCGCCGCGGGCGAGCACGAGGTGCGCATGTATCGACGGACGGAGGCTTCGTTCGGCGCCACGCGCTACCTCGGCGTCGATCTGGGCGGCGGCATGCTCTTGCCTCCGCCGCCGCCCGCGGCGCATCGCATCGAGGTGATCGGCGACTCCATCACCTGTGGTTACGGCAACGAGGGTGCGGACCAATACTGCAACTTCAGCGCCGACACTGAGAACCACTACATCACCTACGGCGCCATCGCCGCGCGCAACCTGAACGCGGAGGTGGTGACGGTGGCGTGGTCCGGCAAGGGCGTGATCTTCAACTACGGCACGGATACCAACGAGCCCATGCCGGAGCTGTACGAGCGCATCTTGCCTTACAGCAGCACGCCGGCCTGGGATTTCTCCAAGTGGCAGCCCGAGGTGGTCGTGATCAACCTGGGGACCAACGACTACAGCACCGGCGGGGATCCGACGGACAAGCAGTTCACCGACGCCTACGTGGCGTTCCTCGAGAACATCCGGCAGAAGAACCCGAACGCGCTCATTCTGGCGATGGTTCCCACGCTGCTGTCCGGAACGGACTTGAGCACCGCCCAGAAGAACGTGGAAGCGGCAGTCGCGGCGCGCAAGAGCGCCGGCGACTCGAACGTGTACAGCTACTTCATGTCCGTCACGATGGACGGCTGGGGTTGCGACTGGCATCCGAGTGCCAAGACCCACGCGGCCATGGGCGCGTCGCTCACTCAAGAGCTGAAGACGCGCCTCGGCTGGTAA
- a CDS encoding lipopolysaccharide biosynthesis protein produces MSLARTAGAGVAWTGAGRFVAKAGGFVVTLVLARLLTPADFGLVGMIAVVTGFLSVLADLGFSDALVQRKEVDEGHWTSVFWLNVATGFVLAGGLAALAPAIAAFFREPALTALVRVIGLDFAISPFAAVPTARLTREMRFRTLAGVEAISVIVASGVALGMALAGFGVWALVAHVLASSLTSVLVLWSVSGFRPQGGVRQSALGDLWRFSSNLLGYSTLHYWTRKSDDLLIGRVLGATPLGLYGRAYSTMTMPVSDVGAVLARVMFPTFSKMQGDAEATKKLYLQVLSLIAMGTFPVMLALSVLAPRFIVVLYGDQWAGAATVLSIFCVTGAFQAISTTVSWIYKSQGRTDVMMRWGLVSGTLTVGAIGVGIYLGSIESVALCYAIMNVVVLGYPELAIPGKLIGLAPVEIFRSVRGALGCSLASTGVIFGLGFVLSPYLSGGADVFVRLTIGVLVYVTLLRVFGVESYQQFRRMAEERLNAYLADEPEAEAPEK; encoded by the coding sequence ATGAGTCTGGCGCGCACAGCGGGGGCGGGCGTGGCGTGGACCGGGGCCGGCCGCTTCGTGGCCAAGGCCGGCGGCTTCGTGGTCACGTTGGTTCTGGCGCGGCTGCTCACCCCGGCGGATTTCGGTCTGGTCGGCATGATCGCCGTAGTCACCGGGTTTCTTTCGGTGCTGGCGGATCTCGGATTTTCCGACGCCTTGGTCCAGCGCAAGGAAGTGGACGAGGGGCACTGGACCAGCGTGTTCTGGCTCAACGTCGCCACGGGCTTCGTGCTCGCCGGGGGCTTGGCCGCCCTGGCGCCGGCCATCGCCGCGTTCTTCCGTGAGCCGGCGCTCACGGCGCTGGTGCGGGTCATCGGGTTGGACTTCGCCATCTCGCCCTTCGCCGCAGTGCCCACGGCGCGACTCACGCGCGAGATGCGCTTTCGCACGCTGGCGGGCGTCGAAGCGATCTCGGTCATCGTGGCCAGTGGCGTGGCGCTCGGCATGGCCCTGGCGGGCTTCGGCGTTTGGGCGCTGGTCGCTCACGTCCTTGCGTCGAGCCTGACCAGCGTGCTGGTGCTGTGGAGCGTGTCGGGGTTTCGACCGCAAGGCGGCGTTCGTCAGAGCGCGCTCGGCGATCTGTGGCGCTTCAGCTCCAATCTCCTGGGCTACTCCACGCTCCACTATTGGACGCGGAAGTCCGACGATCTGCTGATCGGACGCGTGCTGGGGGCGACTCCCTTGGGCCTGTACGGCCGCGCCTACTCCACCATGACCATGCCGGTGTCCGACGTCGGCGCGGTGTTGGCCAGGGTGATGTTCCCCACGTTCTCCAAGATGCAGGGCGACGCGGAGGCCACCAAGAAGCTGTACCTACAGGTGCTGTCGCTGATCGCGATGGGTACGTTCCCGGTGATGCTCGCCCTCAGCGTGCTCGCGCCTCGTTTCATCGTGGTCTTGTATGGCGATCAGTGGGCGGGCGCCGCCACGGTGCTGAGCATTTTCTGTGTCACCGGGGCGTTCCAGGCGATCAGCACCACGGTGAGCTGGATCTACAAGTCGCAGGGACGCACCGACGTCATGATGCGTTGGGGGCTGGTGAGCGGTACGCTCACCGTCGGGGCGATCGGCGTGGGCATCTATCTCGGCAGCATCGAGAGCGTGGCGCTGTGTTACGCGATCATGAACGTGGTGGTGCTGGGCTACCCGGAGCTCGCGATCCCCGGCAAGCTCATCGGCCTCGCGCCCGTGGAGATCTTTCGCTCCGTACGCGGCGCCCTGGGCTGCTCCTTGGCTTCGACCGGCGTGATCTTCGGGCTGGGCTTCGTGCTGTCGCCCTACCTGAGCGGCGGCGCGGACGTGTTCGTGCGGCTGACCATCGGGGTGCTCGTGTACGTCACGCTGCTGCGCGTGTTCGGCGTCGAGAGCTACCAGCAGTTTCGGCGCATGGCGGAAGAGCGCTTGAACGCGTATCTGGCCGACGAACCGGAGGCGGAAGCCCCGGAAAAGTAG
- a CDS encoding sigma 54-interacting transcriptional regulator, producing MRDRTATETAFELPGASTSKPVPGVVCVYRRGELVLDSYRADGACVVGRDDSADLVIPDAGISRRHASLEPAGVALAVVDLDSRNGTYVNGQRLSSGRTLAHFGSVVRLGKSLLVVVSDVTPFERHREERAQGELLGGPSLDDVRLRIDTIAATTAPVLAIGETGTGKELVARALHDKSGRRGAFVALNCAAVPRELVDSELFGHARGSFSGASGARQGLFRSADGGTLFLDELGELPAAVQAKLLRVLETQEVRSVGEDRPVRVDVRIVAATNRDLDDMVESGEFRGDLLHRIAALRITLPALRERLEDIPRLCRQLCGYPVGLGALERLLLHTWPGNIRELKNVLTAAAAMAQTAGSEEIDLNHVHYVLGGAAPEASSEDDVLKNRVAHALSDAGGNVRQAASALGMSRSVLYETLRRLRMDPKSFRSRG from the coding sequence ATGCGCGATCGAACAGCCACGGAGACCGCCTTCGAGCTCCCCGGCGCCTCCACGTCGAAGCCCGTCCCCGGTGTGGTGTGCGTGTACCGACGGGGCGAGCTCGTGCTCGACTCCTACCGTGCCGACGGCGCGTGCGTGGTGGGGCGTGACGATAGCGCCGACTTGGTCATCCCCGATGCGGGCATCTCGCGTCGCCACGCGTCCCTCGAGCCCGCCGGCGTCGCGCTTGCCGTGGTGGACCTCGATAGCCGTAACGGCACCTACGTCAACGGCCAGCGCCTGAGCTCCGGACGCACGCTCGCGCACTTCGGCTCCGTCGTGCGCTTGGGCAAGTCGCTCTTGGTAGTGGTGAGTGACGTCACACCGTTCGAGCGTCATCGCGAGGAGCGTGCGCAGGGCGAGCTCCTGGGCGGGCCTTCCCTGGACGACGTCCGCCTGCGCATCGACACCATCGCCGCCACCACGGCGCCCGTGCTCGCCATCGGCGAGACCGGCACCGGCAAGGAGCTCGTTGCCCGCGCGCTTCACGACAAGAGTGGTCGCCGCGGCGCGTTCGTTGCCCTCAACTGCGCCGCGGTCCCGCGGGAGCTCGTGGACTCGGAGCTGTTTGGACACGCACGCGGCTCATTTTCCGGCGCGTCGGGCGCCCGTCAGGGTCTGTTCCGCAGCGCGGACGGAGGCACGCTGTTCTTGGACGAGCTGGGCGAGCTGCCGGCCGCGGTGCAAGCGAAGCTCCTGCGTGTGCTCGAGACACAGGAGGTCCGCTCCGTGGGCGAGGATCGCCCGGTGCGCGTGGACGTGCGCATCGTGGCGGCCACCAATCGCGATCTCGACGACATGGTGGAGTCCGGCGAGTTCCGCGGAGATCTGCTGCATCGTATCGCAGCGCTCCGTATCACCTTGCCGGCGCTCCGAGAGCGCCTGGAAGACATCCCTCGCTTGTGTCGTCAGCTGTGCGGCTATCCGGTGGGGCTCGGCGCGCTGGAGCGTTTGTTGCTGCACACCTGGCCCGGCAACATCCGCGAGCTCAAGAACGTGCTCACCGCCGCGGCCGCGATGGCGCAGACGGCGGGCAGTGAAGAGATCGATCTGAACCACGTGCACTACGTGCTCGGGGGCGCCGCGCCGGAGGCCAGCTCCGAGGACGACGTGTTGAAGAACCGCGTGGCGCACGCACTGTCGGACGCCGGGGGCAACGTGCGGCAGGCCGCCAGCGCCCTGGGGATGAGCCGCTCGGTGCTGTACGAGACGTTGCGCCGACTGCGCATGGACCCCAAGAGCTTCCGCAGCCGGGGCTGA
- a CDS encoding IgGFc-binding protein, whose translation MILSCSSADPPPGSVATGGTGNGGTSGSSGTGGSSGTGGGIDLDGGLPKKCPVCSDDLHSILNCDGSVKEICLGANGCNPSTTKCENACAAADAAKRSIGCEYYAVFMDTLKDNSCFAAFVANNWNTAAKVKVEWDGQEIPIDGFAYQPIGFGPSLTYAPLGAAGIPPGKVAILFLAGPDGTPAKDNPICPKPSAVPNGALLFNKSGKGKAFRITTDVPVVAYQINPYGGGNAAFTGASLLIPASAWDKEYLALNAYSTGPQAASLNIVAKEQTNLTILPKKNIVGGNGLPPGSANSDYNVTLEAGEHLQLTQLDVLTGSQVKADKPVGFFAGARCSWVPNQIDFCDHLEQMIPPVKALGHEYAGVSHEPRNAEPALWRLMGVVDDTHLTWSSDVGGPPVLQAGQVVEFTTLYPFVVHSQDKNHPFLLIDYMTGGSTNNLNGVGDPEAVLSVPPEQFLKSYLFFTDPTYPRTNLVVVRAKEEGTFRDVFLDCAGNLGGWKPLAGYEYTRVDLTKGDFQSVGGCSTGAHEMHSEGKFGLWIWGWGGPFTSSFTDYVSYGYPGGMNVQPINEVELPK comes from the coding sequence TTGATCCTGTCTTGCAGCAGCGCGGACCCACCTCCGGGCAGCGTCGCGACCGGAGGCACCGGAAATGGCGGTACGTCAGGTTCATCGGGAACCGGCGGGAGCTCCGGCACGGGTGGCGGCATCGATTTGGACGGAGGGCTGCCCAAGAAGTGTCCCGTTTGCAGTGACGACCTTCACTCCATCCTGAACTGCGATGGCAGCGTGAAGGAGATCTGTCTGGGGGCCAACGGCTGCAATCCCTCGACGACCAAGTGCGAGAACGCCTGCGCCGCGGCCGATGCCGCCAAGCGGTCCATCGGCTGCGAGTACTACGCGGTGTTCATGGACACTTTGAAGGACAACTCGTGCTTCGCCGCCTTCGTGGCCAACAACTGGAATACCGCTGCCAAGGTGAAGGTGGAGTGGGACGGACAAGAGATTCCCATCGACGGCTTCGCCTATCAGCCCATCGGCTTCGGTCCCTCGTTGACCTACGCACCGCTGGGCGCCGCGGGCATTCCGCCGGGCAAGGTGGCCATCCTTTTCTTGGCGGGGCCCGATGGCACACCGGCCAAGGACAACCCCATATGCCCCAAGCCTTCGGCGGTGCCGAACGGCGCGCTCCTGTTCAACAAGAGCGGGAAGGGGAAGGCGTTCCGCATCACCACCGACGTTCCCGTCGTCGCCTATCAGATCAACCCCTACGGCGGCGGCAACGCCGCGTTCACGGGGGCCTCACTGCTGATCCCCGCCAGCGCGTGGGACAAGGAGTACCTCGCGCTGAACGCGTACTCCACGGGACCGCAGGCGGCGAGTCTCAACATCGTGGCCAAGGAGCAGACCAACCTCACGATCCTTCCGAAGAAGAACATCGTTGGGGGCAACGGGCTTCCGCCTGGTAGCGCCAACAGTGACTACAACGTCACGCTGGAAGCCGGCGAGCACCTCCAGCTCACCCAACTCGATGTCTTGACCGGATCGCAGGTGAAGGCCGACAAGCCCGTGGGCTTCTTCGCGGGAGCGCGCTGCTCCTGGGTGCCCAACCAGATCGACTTCTGCGATCACCTCGAGCAGATGATCCCTCCCGTCAAGGCCCTGGGCCACGAGTACGCCGGCGTGAGCCACGAGCCCCGCAACGCCGAGCCCGCGCTTTGGCGCCTGATGGGCGTGGTGGACGACACGCATCTGACCTGGTCGAGCGACGTCGGCGGGCCGCCAGTCCTGCAAGCCGGGCAGGTGGTGGAGTTCACCACCCTGTATCCGTTCGTCGTCCACAGCCAGGACAAGAACCACCCGTTCTTGCTCATCGACTACATGACGGGCGGAAGCACGAACAACTTGAACGGCGTCGGAGATCCGGAAGCCGTGCTCAGCGTTCCCCCCGAGCAGTTCCTGAAGAGCTACCTGTTCTTCACCGACCCGACCTACCCCAGGACGAATCTCGTCGTCGTGCGGGCCAAGGAGGAGGGCACGTTTCGTGATGTGTTTCTCGACTGCGCGGGGAACTTGGGCGGCTGGAAGCCGCTCGCGGGCTACGAGTACACGCGGGTGGACCTGACCAAGGGCGATTTCCAGAGCGTGGGGGGCTGCTCCACCGGCGCCCACGAAATGCACAGCGAAGGCAAATTCGGCCTGTGGATTTGGGGGTGGGGAGGGCCTTTTACGTCGAGCTTCACGGACTACGTTTCCTACGGCTATCCCGGTGGTATGAACGTGCAGCCGATCAACGAAGTGGAGCTTCCGAAATGA
- a CDS encoding pirin family protein encodes MQTRDGAGVRLRRSLGSGALGMLDPFLLLDEIHSSDPRDYLAGFPTHPHRGFETVTYMLNGAMVHRDSMGNHGRLGPGSAQWMTAGHGIVHSEMPKEEGGELWGFQLWVNLPARQKMRTPRYQDIAPERIPEAQLGKARVRVVAGRFGSSVGPVQGIVTEPQMLDVSLAPGGSFRHTVVTDDNAFVYALSGSTRLGGREVSAGELAVLGRGDVIAARSEAGGRFLLLSARPIREPVARRGPFVMNTEAEIERAISDYRAGRLVSG; translated from the coding sequence ATGCAGACGCGTGACGGTGCCGGCGTTCGGCTCCGGCGCTCCCTCGGCTCTGGTGCCCTGGGCATGCTCGACCCGTTCTTGCTGCTCGACGAGATCCACTCGAGCGACCCTCGTGACTACCTCGCCGGATTCCCCACGCATCCGCACCGCGGTTTCGAGACCGTCACCTACATGCTGAACGGCGCGATGGTCCATCGTGACAGCATGGGGAACCACGGTCGCCTCGGTCCCGGCAGTGCGCAGTGGATGACGGCGGGCCATGGCATCGTCCATTCGGAGATGCCGAAAGAAGAGGGCGGGGAGCTGTGGGGCTTTCAGCTCTGGGTCAACCTGCCGGCGCGCCAGAAGATGCGCACGCCGCGTTACCAGGACATCGCGCCCGAGCGCATCCCCGAAGCGCAGCTCGGCAAGGCGCGGGTGCGCGTCGTGGCGGGGCGCTTCGGCAGCTCCGTGGGCCCGGTGCAGGGCATCGTGACGGAGCCTCAGATGCTGGACGTGAGCCTGGCGCCGGGGGGCAGCTTCCGTCACACGGTGGTCACCGACGACAATGCCTTCGTCTATGCGCTGTCCGGAAGCACGCGCTTGGGCGGGCGCGAGGTGAGCGCGGGGGAGCTAGCGGTGCTGGGCCGCGGCGACGTGATCGCTGCCCGGAGCGAGGCGGGCGGGCGCTTTCTGCTGCTCTCGGCGCGACCGATCCGCGAGCCGGTCGCGCGGCGCGGTCCGTTCGTGATGAACACCGAGGCGGAAATCGAGCGCGCCATTTCCGACTATCGCGCGGGTCGCTTGGTGTCCGGCTGA
- a CDS encoding glycoside hydrolase family 92 protein, which yields MAERSAVVIAVLLAGLAVGCSDGESGDGGFAPVQQKQDLFQAVDPRIGTGGIGFGVGSTYPGPALPFAMIHPSPDTRTEKGVTSFYHCSGYYADDTILRAFSLLHFEGTGVPDYGTVGIMPTLGMSADKRDEPGHMQAFDKASEETKLGYYGVTLADGIRTEITSAARAALFRFTFPEGSDPVLLLDLNHRLEGDIPAADVTVAGQAFDAHVEHHGSMTGRIGGYHVYARGELDVAPTAFGTFDDGGLHEGQATVSGTPVGAWLEFPKGTAEVRLRVAVSFVDAQGAKKNLDAEAPDFDFDAMRAAAEDTWKTALGRVELYGANEYDTKVMATALYHALLMPTLMSDVDGRYVDAMGQVASGSGRRYNDFSLWDTYRTLHPWLLLTEDDHNADFAESLVSMAAEGGAVPVWGIAHGDSHTMIGSPGEIVLSESAQKGVVFSDEGAAYQLSRVAAYGPSPGPVGGRDGDLPDYISHGFVPSDVSNGSVSKTQEYAVADAALANWAQRLGIGADADELGQRGKSYAALYDSGMGFFRPKKADGSWDAMSDPTAMDDAFVEGNAWHYLWMVPHDPEGLAQTLGGKDAALDRLREFYQASLEDVPLVGVRKHYWPSNEPDINAPWLFAAWGEPGEGYRMIDWVVTELYGDGPDGIPGNDDGGTMSAWLLFAGAGLYPVSGTDQYILGMPRYQKMVLRRPGGDLEIQASPAPKLGLHPKRVLLDGEPVEGTTLRHADLAGAHVLRFELEAD from the coding sequence GTGGCAGAGCGAAGTGCCGTGGTGATTGCCGTGCTCCTCGCGGGGCTCGCCGTTGGATGTTCGGACGGTGAGTCCGGGGACGGTGGTTTTGCGCCGGTCCAACAAAAACAGGATCTGTTTCAGGCGGTGGACCCGCGGATCGGGACCGGTGGCATCGGTTTCGGCGTCGGCTCTACCTACCCCGGCCCGGCGCTACCGTTCGCGATGATCCATCCGAGCCCGGACACGCGCACGGAGAAGGGCGTCACCAGCTTCTACCATTGCTCCGGGTACTACGCGGACGACACGATACTGCGCGCGTTCTCGCTGTTGCACTTCGAGGGCACCGGCGTGCCGGACTACGGCACCGTGGGGATCATGCCGACGCTGGGGATGAGCGCCGACAAGCGGGACGAGCCCGGACACATGCAAGCCTTCGACAAGGCGAGTGAGGAGACCAAGCTCGGCTACTACGGCGTGACGCTGGCGGACGGCATTCGCACGGAGATCACGTCTGCGGCGCGGGCGGCGCTGTTTCGCTTCACCTTCCCGGAGGGCAGCGACCCGGTGCTGCTCCTGGATCTGAACCACCGGCTCGAAGGCGACATTCCCGCGGCGGACGTGACCGTGGCGGGACAGGCCTTCGATGCCCACGTGGAGCACCACGGCTCGATGACCGGGCGCATCGGGGGCTATCACGTGTACGCGCGGGGTGAGCTCGACGTGGCGCCAACGGCCTTCGGCACCTTCGACGACGGCGGACTGCACGAGGGACAAGCTACGGTGAGTGGAACGCCCGTGGGCGCGTGGCTCGAATTCCCGAAGGGCACCGCGGAGGTGCGCCTCCGGGTGGCGGTCAGCTTCGTGGACGCCCAGGGCGCGAAGAAGAACCTGGACGCGGAAGCCCCGGATTTCGATTTCGATGCGATGCGGGCGGCCGCGGAGGACACCTGGAAGACGGCCCTCGGCAGGGTGGAGCTCTACGGAGCGAACGAGTACGACACGAAGGTGATGGCGACGGCGCTGTACCACGCGCTGCTGATGCCGACGTTGATGAGCGACGTTGATGGCCGCTACGTGGACGCCATGGGGCAAGTCGCCAGCGGCTCGGGGCGTCGCTACAACGACTTTTCGCTGTGGGACACCTACCGCACGCTGCACCCGTGGCTGCTGCTCACGGAGGACGATCACAACGCGGACTTCGCCGAGTCACTGGTGAGCATGGCGGCGGAAGGCGGCGCGGTTCCCGTGTGGGGCATCGCCCATGGGGACTCGCACACCATGATCGGCTCCCCCGGCGAGATCGTGCTCTCGGAGTCGGCGCAGAAGGGCGTGGTGTTCTCCGACGAAGGCGCCGCCTATCAACTCTCGCGGGTGGCGGCCTACGGCCCCTCCCCGGGGCCCGTGGGTGGGCGAGACGGAGATCTGCCGGACTACATTTCCCATGGCTTCGTGCCGAGCGACGTTTCGAACGGGAGCGTGTCCAAGACCCAGGAATACGCCGTGGCGGATGCGGCGCTGGCCAACTGGGCCCAGCGCCTGGGCATCGGCGCAGATGCCGACGAGCTCGGTCAGCGGGGCAAGAGCTATGCGGCGCTGTACGACTCGGGCATGGGCTTCTTCCGGCCCAAGAAGGCGGACGGCAGCTGGGACGCGATGAGCGACCCGACGGCGATGGACGACGCCTTCGTGGAGGGCAACGCCTGGCACTACTTGTGGATGGTGCCCCACGATCCCGAGGGCTTGGCGCAAACGCTGGGGGGAAAAGACGCTGCCCTGGATCGTCTGCGGGAGTTCTACCAAGCGTCCCTGGAAGACGTGCCCCTGGTGGGCGTGCGCAAGCACTACTGGCCCAGCAACGAGCCGGACATCAACGCACCGTGGCTGTTCGCTGCTTGGGGTGAGCCCGGTGAGGGCTACCGCATGATCGACTGGGTGGTGACGGAGCTGTACGGCGACGGCCCGGATGGCATTCCCGGCAACGACGACGGCGGCACCATGAGCGCGTGGCTCCTGTTTGCGGGAGCCGGCCTGTACCCGGTGAGCGGCACCGACCAGTACATCCTCGGTATGCCGCGCTACCAGAAAATGGTGCTGCGCCGGCCCGGCGGGGACCTCGAGATCCAGGCATCCCCGGCTCCCAAGCTGGGCCTGCACCCCAAGCGCGTGCTGCTCGACGGTGAGCCGGTGGAGGGGACCACGCTCCGCCACGCGGACCTCGCCGGCGCCCACGTGCTTCGCTTCGAGCTGGAAGCAGATTGA
- a CDS encoding BON domain-containing protein produces MFRSKWITCVLGVGLVSASVAACDQTKSTSTNDTTGTSTPATDQNATNTTTTHEKLSDSDITQAVERRLFADGTIHDGDVVIKTTDGVVQLIGHTDNLITKKRAELLASTVKGVRSISNRIEVKTPKRADSDIQNEVEHALMFDAAAEAYEIDVTVKDQVVKLTGKVDSWTEQKLAERIAEGVRGVKRVDDQIQVNYDKQRPDSEVLADVQARLRWDALVDQGMLQESVEDGVVTLSGVVGSLAEKLHARNDAWKVVGVKNVKDDDVDVEWWAKRSDLRANRPTYEPDGEIDNAIEDALLIDPRVSSFDIDVSVDGGVVTLKGNVTSLKAKRAAAQLANDTTGVRGVKNLLQVSMTKPPTDAVLADRVRSALLFDPLTSGFELPVTVKDGVATLNGTVNTYTEKAEAEDAASAIAGIKDVKNQIDVKSEVAFVFQEYSYPLSPLVDWKTFRPDKSGTSDASIQSNIANELFWSPFLDSGDINVRVDQGVATLSGTVDTWRERNAATTSAYEGGATIVKNELSVK; encoded by the coding sequence ATGTTTCGCTCCAAGTGGATCACGTGTGTCCTCGGTGTCGGGCTCGTCTCCGCCAGCGTCGCGGCCTGCGACCAGACGAAGTCGACGTCCACCAACGACACCACAGGCACGTCGACTCCCGCCACGGACCAGAACGCCACCAACACCACGACGACTCACGAGAAGCTGTCCGACTCGGACATCACCCAGGCCGTCGAACGCCGGCTGTTCGCCGACGGAACCATCCACGACGGCGACGTCGTGATCAAGACGACGGACGGCGTGGTGCAGCTCATCGGGCACACCGACAATCTGATCACCAAGAAGCGCGCGGAGCTGCTGGCGTCCACCGTCAAGGGCGTACGCAGCATCTCGAACCGCATCGAGGTGAAGACGCCGAAGCGCGCCGACTCCGACATCCAGAACGAGGTGGAGCACGCGCTCATGTTCGACGCCGCCGCCGAAGCGTACGAAATCGACGTCACCGTGAAGGACCAGGTCGTGAAGCTCACGGGCAAGGTCGACTCGTGGACAGAGCAGAAGCTCGCCGAGCGCATCGCCGAAGGCGTGCGCGGTGTGAAGCGCGTGGATGACCAGATCCAAGTCAACTACGACAAGCAGCGTCCGGACAGCGAAGTGCTGGCCGACGTCCAGGCCCGCCTGCGCTGGGACGCCCTGGTCGATCAGGGCATGCTGCAGGAGAGCGTCGAAGACGGCGTCGTGACCCTGAGCGGCGTGGTGGGCAGCCTGGCCGAGAAGCTCCACGCTCGCAACGACGCCTGGAAGGTCGTCGGCGTGAAGAACGTGAAGGACGACGACGTCGATGTGGAGTGGTGGGCCAAGCGCAGCGACCTGCGTGCCAACCGTCCGACCTACGAGCCCGACGGCGAGATCGACAATGCCATCGAAGACGCGCTCCTCATCGATCCTCGAGTGAGCTCCTTCGACATCGACGTCTCCGTCGACGGAGGCGTGGTGACGCTGAAAGGCAACGTGACCAGCCTGAAGGCCAAGCGCGCAGCCGCCCAGCTCGCCAACGACACCACCGGCGTCCGCGGCGTGAAGAACCTCCTGCAGGTGAGCATGACCAAGCCGCCGACGGACGCGGTCCTCGCGGACCGTGTGCGCTCGGCGCTGCTGTTCGACCCGCTGACCAGCGGCTTCGAGCTGCCCGTCACGGTGAAAGATGGCGTTGCCACGCTGAACGGCACCGTGAACACCTACACGGAGAAGGCGGAAGCCGAAGACGCCGCGTCGGCCATCGCGGGCATCAAGGACGTGAAGAACCAGATCGACGTGAAGTCCGAGGTCGCCTTCGTGTTCCAGGAGTACAGCTACCCGCTGTCGCCGCTCGTGGACTGGAAGACGTTCCGCCCCGACAAGAGCGGCACCTCCGACGCGAGCATCCAGTCGAACATCGCGAACGAGCTGTTCTGGAGCCCGTTCCTCGACTCCGGCGACATCAACGTCCGAGTGGACCAGGGTGTAGCGACGCTCAGCGGTACCGTGGATACGTGGCGTGAGCGCAATGCGGCGACGACCAGCGCCTACGAGGGCGGCGCCACCATCGTGAAGAACGAGCTATCCGTGAAGTGA